From one Catenuloplanes nepalensis genomic stretch:
- a CDS encoding MFS transporter, with amino-acid sequence MLKTTAWRRSLWAVADYRNLWTSQTTSLFGTGITLLAMPLVALLLLDATPFEIGLLWAVEYLPILLIGLPAGVWVERLPLRAVMIASDLVRAVALLAVPIALALGMLSMPLLYVVTFLIGLGTLFYDVAQLSVLPTLVAQDRLVDANGKLELSRSVSQIGSPAIGGVMVQWLTAPLAVLADVVTYLASAYFVLRIRKPPPVEVPAVRNTLRGDIGEGLRFVFRHPLMRPLLLCATLAELASAIILALQVVFATEQLALSPAAIGVALAVGNGGGVVGALIAEPLARRFGTGPTFMVSIVAFTAGSAILPLSTGAVTFATGMFVAYLGAFVFNVLQVSLCQAVTPPHMLGRMNSVFRFATWGVIPIGAAGGGLLVGHIGLPGVFWMAAALNALSFLPPLFSRIPRLREVAPHEAGALL; translated from the coding sequence ATGCTCAAGACGACCGCCTGGCGCCGGAGCCTGTGGGCCGTCGCGGACTACCGCAACCTGTGGACGTCGCAGACCACCAGCCTGTTCGGCACCGGCATCACGTTGCTGGCCATGCCGCTGGTGGCACTGCTGCTGCTGGACGCCACCCCGTTCGAGATCGGCCTGCTCTGGGCCGTGGAGTACCTGCCCATCCTGCTCATCGGCCTGCCCGCCGGCGTCTGGGTGGAGCGGCTGCCACTGCGCGCCGTGATGATCGCGTCCGACCTGGTCCGGGCGGTGGCGCTGCTCGCCGTGCCGATCGCGCTTGCCCTCGGCATGCTGAGCATGCCGCTGCTCTACGTGGTGACCTTCCTGATCGGTCTCGGCACCCTGTTCTACGACGTCGCGCAGCTGTCCGTCCTGCCCACGCTGGTCGCCCAGGATCGCCTGGTCGACGCGAACGGCAAGCTGGAGCTGTCCCGCTCCGTCTCGCAGATCGGCAGCCCGGCCATCGGCGGCGTGATGGTGCAGTGGCTCACCGCCCCGCTGGCGGTGCTCGCCGACGTGGTCACCTACCTGGCCTCGGCGTACTTCGTGCTGCGCATCCGCAAGCCCCCGCCGGTCGAGGTGCCGGCCGTGCGGAACACCCTGCGCGGCGACATCGGCGAGGGCCTGCGCTTCGTCTTCCGGCACCCGCTGATGCGCCCGCTGCTGCTGTGCGCCACGCTCGCCGAGCTCGCCTCCGCGATCATCCTCGCACTTCAGGTGGTGTTCGCGACCGAGCAGCTGGCGCTGAGCCCGGCCGCGATCGGCGTCGCGCTCGCGGTCGGCAACGGCGGCGGCGTGGTCGGCGCGCTGATCGCGGAGCCGCTCGCCCGCCGGTTCGGCACCGGCCCGACGTTCATGGTGTCGATCGTGGCGTTCACCGCCGGATCGGCGATCCTGCCGCTCTCCACCGGCGCGGTCACGTTCGCGACCGGAATGTTCGTCGCCTATCTCGGCGCATTCGTCTTCAACGTCCTCCAGGTCAGCCTGTGCCAGGCCGTGACGCCCCCGCACATGCTGGGACGGATGAATTCGGTGTTCCGTTTCGCCACCTGGGGTGTCATTCCGATCGGTGCGGCCGGCGGCGGGCTACTGGTCGGCCACATCGGGCTTCCGGGCGTCTTCTGGATGGCCGCCGCCCTCAATGCGTTGTCATTTCTGCCGCCGTTGTTCTCCCGCATTCCCCGGCTTCGTGAGGTCGCTCCTCACGAAGCCGGTGCGCTGCTGTAG
- a CDS encoding MbtH family protein: MSGNPFDDETRAYVVVVNQENQHALWPAPVGVPEGWSTVFGPAAHGDCLAYVDRSWTDMRPQSLIDRLG; this comes from the coding sequence ATGAGCGGAAACCCGTTCGACGACGAAACGCGGGCGTACGTCGTGGTGGTGAACCAGGAGAACCAGCACGCCCTGTGGCCCGCGCCCGTCGGCGTGCCGGAGGGCTGGTCGACGGTCTTCGGCCCGGCCGCCCACGGCGACTGCCTCGCCTACGTCGACCGGTCCTGGACCGACATGCGCCCGCAGAGCCTCATCGACAGGCTGGGGTGA
- a CDS encoding S1 family peptidase, translating into MPTDAFSLPPWVVRVCGDDGATIGAGILLPGEFVLTCAHVVDPFPVAGRMPPPVRVTFADLPVDDRGVPAEVVPDAWVPRDECTGGDLALLRVAEPCHRRAATLLSAPLPDGAELRAYGFPASIDSGVWATVRPVARGGPCGEWMQLEPAGRGVPVQRGFSGTGVVDPVTERVIGMVVSEFKDEGIAISWMIPVDTIIGYLPMIRRFAEGPPALDGSFQSIAVSTGNTDVLPGQPDAGDRLARWLAEEDDAPALLVVVAGDAGSAASVDVHRVVLTADRTEAPALRAAGIGGPDVPPGSVDLAVDAAGLGADDLIELIARRAGVSPPALHDPGGAPPMTVVVSGVDEAHEPERLVHELRDLIESREERVRVVLVFRRGGSVAHRTAEKAASGYQSAPPDPWIDARLDELAAQEQAMWERYVETARRVADVPRPGRTADLLRAQAGQRSRHPSFRDRIDEARSRAAATVTALDALLARRAELRQLLGAYRDRAIRAGHVEDRDLDELHRAAYRLLHRNPCDLPGADAAVRRYAEAIRDKGVRGPRR; encoded by the coding sequence GTGCCCACCGACGCGTTCTCACTGCCGCCGTGGGTGGTCCGCGTCTGCGGTGACGACGGTGCCACGATCGGCGCGGGAATTCTTCTCCCCGGCGAGTTCGTATTGACCTGTGCGCATGTCGTTGATCCTTTTCCGGTGGCCGGCCGCATGCCGCCGCCGGTCCGGGTGACCTTCGCCGACCTGCCGGTCGACGACCGCGGGGTGCCGGCCGAGGTGGTGCCGGACGCCTGGGTGCCGCGCGACGAGTGCACCGGCGGTGACCTGGCCCTGCTGCGGGTTGCCGAGCCGTGCCACCGGCGCGCCGCGACGCTTCTCTCGGCCCCGCTGCCGGACGGTGCGGAACTGCGGGCGTACGGCTTTCCCGCCTCGATCGACTCGGGTGTGTGGGCGACCGTGCGGCCGGTCGCGCGCGGCGGCCCGTGCGGCGAATGGATGCAGCTGGAACCGGCCGGGCGAGGCGTTCCGGTGCAGCGCGGCTTCAGCGGCACCGGCGTCGTCGACCCGGTGACCGAGCGGGTGATCGGCATGGTGGTCAGCGAGTTCAAGGACGAGGGGATCGCGATCTCCTGGATGATCCCGGTCGACACGATCATCGGTTACCTGCCGATGATCCGCCGGTTCGCCGAGGGCCCGCCCGCGCTCGACGGCAGTTTCCAGAGCATCGCGGTCTCGACCGGGAACACGGACGTGCTGCCCGGCCAGCCGGACGCCGGCGACCGCCTGGCGCGCTGGCTGGCCGAGGAGGACGACGCACCGGCGCTGCTGGTCGTCGTCGCCGGCGACGCCGGGTCCGCGGCCTCGGTGGACGTGCACCGCGTGGTGCTCACCGCGGACCGCACGGAGGCCCCGGCGCTGCGGGCCGCCGGGATCGGCGGGCCGGACGTGCCGCCGGGCAGCGTCGACCTGGCCGTGGACGCGGCCGGCCTCGGCGCCGACGACCTGATCGAGCTGATCGCGCGCCGGGCCGGGGTGTCCCCGCCGGCCCTGCACGATCCGGGCGGCGCGCCGCCGATGACCGTCGTGGTGTCCGGCGTGGACGAGGCGCACGAGCCGGAGCGGCTGGTCCACGAGCTGCGGGACCTGATCGAGTCGAGGGAGGAGCGGGTCCGGGTCGTCCTGGTCTTCCGGCGCGGTGGCTCGGTCGCCCACCGGACGGCGGAGAAGGCCGCCAGCGGCTACCAGTCGGCCCCGCCCGACCCGTGGATCGACGCGCGCCTCGACGAGCTCGCGGCCCAGGAACAGGCCATGTGGGAGCGGTACGTGGAGACGGCCCGCCGGGTCGCCGACGTGCCCCGGCCCGGGCGCACGGCGGACCTGCTGCGGGCGCAGGCGGGGCAGCGGTCGAGGCATCCGTCCTTCCGGGACCGGATCGACGAGGCCCGGTCCCGGGCGGCCGCGACCGTGACGGCGCTCGACGCGCTGCTCGCCCGGCGCGCCGAGCTGCGGCAACTGCTCGGCGCCTACCGGGACCGGGCGATCCGGGCCGGCCACGTCGAGGACCGCGACCTCGACGAGCTGCACCGGGCCGCGTACCGGCTGCTCCACCGGAACCCGTGCGATCTGCCCGGCGCGGACGCGGCCGTGCGGCGGTACGCGGAGGCGATCAGAGACAAGGGTGTAAGGGGACCGCGGCGATGA
- a CDS encoding beta-ketoacyl synthase N-terminal-like domain-containing protein has product MNTEDVDDSGFIAVIAMAGRFPGAPDVETFWDNLRAGRESVPDGDVPSFALLDGPELFDAGFFGYSPEDALITDPQHRLLLECAHEALERAGHGGPERLPTGVFVGGSITDHAALVRTWSRTSGVPVSESRVQQGNDVDFLANRVSYRLGLTGPAMAVQSACSSSLVAVHVAIGALLAGDCAMAIAGGASVPAEVPPLHHDPDDIFADDGRCRPFDAKGRGTVRASAVGLVVLRPLAEALADGDHVHAVIRGTAVNNDGRRTMGFHVPGVAGPAEAVRTAHLVAGVGADEIGYVEAHGTGTALGDPIEVAGLTRAFRESTDRAGFCRIGSVKGNVGHADAAAGIVGLIKTVLCVEHGVLPASLNFDAPNPAIDFASSPFVVNDRTVPWESGGRPRIAGTNVLAVGGTNAHAVVAEAPAALPGTPGRPEQLLVLSARTAPALDEAARRLADHLERHPDIDLADVAWTLQTGRATHAERRFVVAPDVPAAITALRTGTSGEHADGRRWAAGESVDFAALHTGERRRRVPLPTYPFERLPYLITSPGITSPDQGEHRP; this is encoded by the coding sequence ATGAACACTGAGGATGTTGACGACAGCGGCTTCATCGCTGTCATTGCCATGGCCGGCCGCTTCCCGGGAGCGCCGGACGTCGAGACCTTCTGGGACAACCTGCGCGCGGGCCGGGAGTCGGTGCCGGACGGGGACGTGCCGTCCTTCGCCCTGCTGGACGGCCCGGAGCTGTTCGACGCCGGCTTCTTCGGCTACTCCCCCGAGGACGCCCTGATCACCGACCCGCAGCACCGGCTGCTGCTGGAGTGCGCGCACGAGGCCCTGGAGCGGGCCGGGCACGGCGGCCCGGAACGGCTGCCGACCGGTGTCTTCGTCGGCGGGTCCATCACCGACCATGCCGCGCTGGTCCGCACCTGGTCGCGCACCAGCGGTGTCCCGGTCTCCGAGTCCCGCGTCCAGCAGGGCAACGACGTCGACTTCCTCGCCAACCGGGTCTCGTACCGGCTGGGCCTGACCGGGCCCGCCATGGCCGTGCAGTCGGCCTGCTCGTCCTCGCTGGTGGCGGTGCACGTGGCGATCGGCGCGCTGCTCGCCGGCGACTGCGCGATGGCGATCGCCGGCGGTGCCTCGGTGCCGGCCGAGGTCCCGCCGCTGCATCACGACCCGGACGACATCTTCGCCGACGACGGGCGGTGCCGCCCGTTCGACGCGAAGGGCCGCGGCACCGTGCGGGCGAGCGCGGTCGGCCTGGTGGTGCTCCGCCCGCTCGCGGAGGCGCTGGCGGACGGCGACCACGTGCATGCGGTCATCCGCGGCACCGCGGTGAACAACGACGGCCGGCGCACGATGGGCTTCCACGTGCCCGGCGTGGCCGGTCCGGCCGAGGCGGTCCGGACCGCGCACCTGGTGGCCGGCGTCGGCGCGGACGAGATCGGCTACGTGGAGGCGCACGGCACCGGCACCGCGCTCGGCGACCCGATCGAGGTCGCGGGGCTGACCAGGGCGTTCCGCGAGAGCACGGACCGGGCGGGGTTCTGCCGGATCGGCTCGGTCAAGGGCAACGTCGGGCACGCCGACGCGGCGGCCGGGATCGTCGGCCTGATCAAGACGGTGCTCTGCGTGGAACACGGGGTGCTGCCCGCCAGCCTCAACTTCGACGCGCCGAACCCGGCGATCGACTTCGCGTCCTCCCCGTTCGTCGTCAACGACCGGACCGTGCCGTGGGAGTCCGGCGGACGGCCGCGGATCGCCGGCACGAACGTGCTCGCGGTCGGCGGCACCAACGCGCACGCGGTCGTGGCCGAGGCGCCGGCCGCGCTTCCGGGCACTCCCGGGCGGCCGGAGCAGTTGCTGGTGCTGTCCGCGCGGACCGCGCCGGCGCTGGACGAGGCGGCCCGCAGGCTGGCCGATCACCTCGAACGGCACCCGGACATCGACCTCGCCGACGTCGCCTGGACGCTGCAGACCGGCCGCGCGACGCACGCCGAGCGCCGGTTCGTGGTCGCGCCGGATGTGCCCGCGGCGATCACGGCTCTGCGCACCGGCACGAGCGGCGAGCACGCGGACGGCAGGCGCTGGGCCGCCGGAGAGAGCGTCGACTTCGCCGCCCTGCACACCGGTGAGCGGCGCCGCCGCGTGCCCCTGCCCACCTACCCGTTCGAACGGCTTCCCTACCTGATCACCTCCCCCGGCATCACCTCCCCCGACCAAGGAGAGCACCGTCCATGA
- a CDS encoding non-ribosomal peptide synthetase: protein MRLYPVSFPQEQAWFLHRFSPDDTAHQALVTVRVRGPLDLDRVDRAVTALHRRHEILRSTYVESDGRPWQTVHPPEPIPVKRLDIGDVRDEQQRMLAGIVSRELHEPFDLTRLPLIRWTVVRLSDEEYDIIIVQNHLLYDGWSSALLMREFEALYNAVTEQAGPPVRYRDFARAQREALPGALLARVRGRLGELPPRLELQTDHPRPGTPRFRGETLRADLPDVLTAALRAHGTPLFSTMLAAFYTFLYRCTGQRDICVGSSFAGRPAGTEDLIGPLVNTVLLRHEVDATLGFAELTGAVDRMVRDARQDELLPFAELVRALNPAREPGRNPLTDVLFSMDDAPIPPLRLGGAAGTVVEHGNGAARTDLNVVVLARDERTITMLWEYDADLFDGATMGRMADGYLRLLTDALARPGAPLFALDVLGDEERVRLLEEWNPERHRPGFPPVHRAVREQARNTPDAPAIRDGDRTVSYAELVAAADALAAVLRAHGVLPRTVVGMCLPRGADLVIAELAVLCAGAAYLPLDPDNPPARLAGQFDAAGAVLIVTDSARRHRLPDHVARLLMDRLPREERTPQEHRIHQGGTDSGGAPQAGSAPDTAAPEDLAYLIATSGSTGAPKIVMVEHRSLANVVAWRRRRCDLGPADHVAQIASPGFDPSVTDIWPTLTAGAVLHVPDQDTKLDPERLRSWMADAGITVTELPTALAERVLALPWPAAAALRTLIIGGDRLRVRPPAGLPFRVLNEYGPTEAAATTTAGQIEPAAHIEPAWASAGPPDIGRPIDGVSVYILDAWRQLVPPGAPGELWIGGAGVARGYHGAPGLTADRFVPDPFSGVPGSRMYRTGDLARHLPSGLIDFIGRRDRQIKLRGYRIEPVEIVEALRAHPAVADAVVLARTGPDGGEKRLVAYLEAADRPGLRQQIREHLADRVPRYMIPSDVVVLDSLPINRNGKVDERALPPLGPAEPAPGFRAPRTETERWLAEAWCAVLRLDRVGLDDNFFEIGGHSLLLFEVQRAVAARGHDVSIVTFFEYATIEHLAAHLDGGGPGRTVLRGAGRTRLAARRETLRAANRNAS from the coding sequence TTGCGACTATATCCGGTGTCGTTCCCGCAGGAGCAGGCCTGGTTCCTGCACCGGTTCTCGCCGGACGACACGGCCCATCAGGCGCTGGTCACGGTCCGGGTGCGCGGCCCGCTGGACCTGGACCGGGTCGACCGGGCCGTCACCGCGCTCCATCGGCGGCACGAGATCCTCCGCTCCACCTATGTGGAGTCGGACGGGCGGCCGTGGCAGACGGTGCATCCGCCGGAGCCGATTCCGGTCAAGCGACTCGACATCGGCGACGTGCGCGACGAACAACAGAGGATGCTGGCCGGGATCGTCTCCCGGGAATTGCACGAGCCGTTCGACCTGACGCGTCTGCCACTCATTCGCTGGACCGTTGTGCGGCTGTCGGACGAGGAATACGACATCATCATCGTGCAGAATCACCTGCTGTACGACGGATGGTCCTCCGCGCTGCTGATGCGCGAATTCGAGGCGTTGTACAACGCGGTCACCGAGCAGGCCGGCCCGCCGGTGCGGTACCGGGACTTCGCGCGCGCCCAGCGGGAGGCCCTGCCTGGCGCGCTGCTCGCCCGCGTGCGCGGCCGGCTCGGCGAGCTTCCGCCCCGGCTGGAGCTGCAGACGGACCACCCGAGGCCGGGCACGCCGCGGTTCCGCGGGGAGACGCTGCGGGCGGACCTGCCGGACGTGCTGACCGCGGCGCTGCGCGCGCACGGAACGCCGTTGTTCAGCACCATGCTCGCGGCGTTCTACACGTTCCTGTACCGCTGCACCGGGCAGCGCGACATCTGCGTCGGATCGTCGTTCGCCGGCCGGCCGGCCGGCACCGAGGATCTGATCGGGCCGCTCGTCAACACGGTGCTGCTGCGGCACGAGGTCGATGCCACGCTCGGCTTCGCGGAGCTGACCGGCGCGGTGGACCGCATGGTGCGCGACGCCCGCCAGGACGAGCTGCTGCCGTTCGCGGAGCTGGTCCGGGCGCTCAATCCCGCCCGGGAGCCGGGCCGGAACCCGCTGACCGACGTCCTGTTCAGCATGGACGACGCCCCGATTCCGCCGCTTCGCCTCGGCGGTGCGGCCGGGACGGTCGTCGAGCACGGGAACGGCGCGGCGCGGACGGACCTGAACGTCGTGGTGCTCGCGCGCGACGAGCGGACGATCACCATGCTCTGGGAGTACGACGCCGACCTGTTCGACGGCGCGACGATGGGCCGGATGGCCGACGGATACCTGCGCCTGCTGACCGACGCGCTCGCCCGGCCCGGTGCGCCACTGTTCGCCCTGGACGTGCTCGGCGACGAGGAGCGCGTTCGGCTGCTGGAGGAGTGGAACCCGGAGCGCCACCGGCCCGGCTTCCCCCCGGTCCACCGGGCGGTCCGGGAGCAGGCCCGGAACACACCGGACGCGCCGGCCATCCGCGACGGGGACCGCACGGTCAGCTACGCCGAGCTGGTCGCCGCAGCGGACGCGCTGGCCGCCGTGCTGCGCGCCCACGGCGTGCTGCCCCGCACGGTGGTGGGCATGTGCCTGCCGCGCGGCGCGGACCTGGTGATCGCCGAGCTGGCCGTGCTGTGCGCCGGCGCCGCCTACCTGCCGCTGGACCCGGACAATCCGCCGGCGCGCCTGGCCGGGCAGTTCGATGCGGCCGGCGCGGTCCTGATCGTCACGGACAGCGCGCGCCGGCACCGCCTGCCGGACCACGTCGCGCGCCTGCTGATGGACCGGCTGCCGCGCGAAGAACGAACACCCCAGGAACACAGAATCCACCAAGGCGGTACGGACTCCGGCGGCGCGCCGCAAGCCGGCAGCGCGCCGGACACGGCCGCGCCCGAGGATCTCGCCTATCTGATCGCGACGTCCGGGTCGACCGGGGCGCCGAAGATCGTGATGGTCGAGCACCGGTCGCTGGCCAACGTGGTCGCCTGGCGCCGCCGGCGCTGCGATCTCGGGCCGGCCGACCACGTCGCCCAGATCGCCTCCCCCGGATTCGACCCGTCCGTGACGGACATCTGGCCCACGCTGACCGCCGGCGCGGTCCTGCACGTGCCCGACCAGGACACCAAGCTCGACCCGGAGCGGCTGCGCTCCTGGATGGCCGATGCGGGGATCACCGTCACGGAGCTGCCCACCGCGCTGGCCGAGCGGGTGCTGGCACTGCCCTGGCCGGCCGCGGCGGCGCTGCGGACGCTGATCATCGGTGGTGACCGGCTCCGGGTCCGGCCGCCCGCGGGCCTGCCGTTCCGGGTGCTCAACGAGTACGGCCCGACCGAGGCGGCCGCGACCACCACGGCCGGGCAGATCGAGCCGGCCGCACACATCGAGCCGGCTTGGGCCTCGGCCGGACCACCCGACATCGGCCGGCCGATCGACGGCGTGAGCGTCTACATTCTGGACGCGTGGCGGCAGCTGGTGCCGCCGGGTGCGCCGGGCGAGCTGTGGATCGGCGGGGCGGGCGTGGCGCGCGGCTATCACGGCGCGCCCGGGCTGACCGCGGACCGTTTCGTGCCGGACCCGTTCTCCGGCGTACCGGGTAGCCGGATGTACCGCACCGGCGACCTGGCCCGGCACCTGCCGAGCGGGCTGATCGACTTCATCGGGCGCCGGGACCGCCAGATCAAGCTGCGTGGCTACCGGATCGAGCCGGTGGAGATCGTCGAGGCGCTGCGCGCGCACCCGGCGGTCGCCGACGCGGTGGTGCTGGCCAGGACCGGCCCGGACGGGGGCGAGAAGCGGCTGGTCGCCTACCTCGAGGCGGCGGACCGGCCGGGACTGCGGCAGCAGATCCGGGAGCACCTCGCCGACCGGGTGCCGCGATACATGATCCCGTCCGACGTGGTGGTGCTGGACTCGCTGCCGATCAACCGGAACGGCAAGGTGGACGAGCGGGCGCTGCCGCCGCTCGGACCGGCCGAGCCCGCTCCCGGCTTCCGGGCGCCGCGCACCGAGACCGAGCGGTGGCTGGCCGAGGCCTGGTGTGCCGTGCTGCGGCTGGACCGGGTCGGGCTGGACGACAACTTCTTCGAGATCGGCGGGCACTCGCTGCTGCTGTTCGAGGTGCAGCGGGCGGTCGCGGCGCGGGGCCACGACGTGTCCATCGTGACGTTCTTCGAGTACGCGACGATCGAGCACCTGGCGGCGCATCTGGACGGGGGCGGGCCCGGCCGGACGGTGTTGCGCGGCGCCGGGCGCACCCGGCTGGCCGCACGCCGGGAAACCCTGCGCGCGGCCAATCGAAATGCGTCGTGA
- a CDS encoding thioesterase II family protein codes for MAILDGDPWIRRFHHDADSRVTLVCFPYAGGSASWFHPLSAALRSSLQVVALQYPGRQDRHAERPRTTIAELADESFAALRPLLTRPVAFLGHSLGATVAFEVARRMRAELDAEPVTLFASGRRAPSRHREERTYRLDDVGLVAELAALGGTDPRILGEPGLLAMILPVLRADYQAAETYRLPPGPPLTCPIVVLTGDDDPVVTPDEAQAWSGHTTGAFELHTFPGDHFFPARHTAALTALLRDRLSSPA; via the coding sequence ATGGCCATCCTCGACGGCGACCCGTGGATCCGCCGGTTCCACCACGACGCGGACAGCCGCGTCACCCTCGTCTGTTTCCCGTACGCGGGCGGCTCCGCGTCCTGGTTCCACCCGCTCTCCGCTGCCCTGCGGTCCTCGCTCCAGGTGGTCGCGCTGCAGTACCCCGGCCGGCAGGACCGCCATGCGGAACGCCCCCGCACCACGATCGCCGAGCTGGCCGACGAGTCCTTCGCGGCGCTGCGCCCGCTGCTGACCCGGCCGGTGGCCTTCCTCGGCCACAGCCTGGGTGCCACCGTCGCCTTCGAGGTGGCCCGGCGCATGCGCGCCGAGCTGGATGCCGAGCCGGTGACGCTGTTCGCCTCCGGTCGCCGCGCGCCCTCCCGGCACCGCGAGGAGCGCACGTACCGCCTCGACGACGTGGGCCTCGTCGCGGAGCTGGCGGCGCTCGGCGGCACCGACCCGCGCATCCTCGGTGAGCCCGGCCTGCTCGCCATGATCCTGCCCGTGCTCCGCGCCGACTACCAGGCCGCCGAGACCTACCGCCTGCCGCCCGGCCCGCCGTTGACCTGCCCGATAGTCGTGCTCACCGGCGACGACGATCCGGTGGTCACCCCGGACGAGGCCCAGGCCTGGTCCGGCCACACCACCGGCGCGTTCGAGCTGCACACCTTCCCCGGGGACCACTTCTTCCCGGCCCGGCACACCGCGGCCCTGACCGCCCTCCTGCGCGACCGTTTGTCCTCCCCGGCCTGA
- a CDS encoding acyl carrier protein — protein sequence MSDNDIERTIRNMLVNDLFVEVPADRMNADDRLRTDYGLDSLGFVELRVQCEDTFGITISDADFTPENFTSVKSVADLVRSLQSAKAA from the coding sequence ATGAGTGACAACGACATCGAGCGCACCATCCGGAACATGCTGGTCAACGACCTGTTCGTCGAGGTCCCGGCCGACCGGATGAACGCCGACGACCGGCTGCGCACCGACTACGGCCTGGACTCCCTCGGCTTCGTCGAGCTGCGCGTGCAGTGCGAGGACACGTTCGGCATCACCATCTCCGACGCCGACTTCACCCCGGAGAACTTCACCAGCGTGAAGTCGGTCGCCGACCTCGTCCGCTCGCTGCAGAGCGCGAAAGCCGCCTGA